The following proteins come from a genomic window of Edaphobacter sp. 4G125:
- the hisG gene encoding ATP phosphoribosyltransferase, producing MSTIKKLKLGIPKGSLQDATIALFQRAGWQIFANGRSYFPTIDDPEIECMLVRAQEMARYVEHGALDAGLTGNDWVLENETDVEYVTSLTYSKQSRQKVKWVLAVPEDSPFQKPEDLAGKIIATELVEFTKRYFASKNIPVKVEFSWGATEVKPPTLADAIVEVTETGSSLRANRLRIIETLMESETQLIANKAAWQDDWKKAKINNISLMLNAAIAAQGRVGLMLNAKRADLHLVLAVLPALNSPTISQLSDEQWVALNTILDEAEVRDVIPKLKSVGATGIVEYPLSKVVL from the coding sequence ATGAGCACGATCAAGAAACTGAAGCTCGGTATCCCCAAAGGCAGTCTGCAGGACGCCACCATCGCGCTCTTCCAGCGTGCAGGATGGCAGATCTTCGCCAATGGCCGCAGCTATTTTCCAACCATCGACGATCCCGAGATTGAGTGCATGCTCGTTCGAGCCCAGGAGATGGCGCGCTACGTCGAGCATGGTGCATTGGACGCCGGCCTTACCGGAAATGACTGGGTGCTTGAGAACGAGACCGACGTGGAATACGTCACCAGCCTCACCTACTCGAAGCAGAGTCGCCAGAAGGTAAAGTGGGTGCTCGCTGTTCCGGAGGACTCTCCTTTCCAGAAGCCTGAAGACCTCGCCGGCAAGATCATCGCCACCGAACTGGTGGAGTTCACCAAGCGCTACTTTGCGTCCAAAAACATCCCCGTCAAGGTCGAGTTCAGCTGGGGCGCCACCGAGGTGAAGCCTCCAACGCTTGCCGACGCCATTGTCGAAGTCACCGAGACGGGAAGCTCGTTACGCGCCAACCGCCTGCGCATCATCGAGACCCTGATGGAGAGCGAGACACAGCTCATCGCCAATAAGGCCGCCTGGCAAGATGACTGGAAGAAGGCGAAGATCAACAACATCTCGCTCATGCTCAACGCTGCCATCGCCGCTCAGGGTCGAGTCGGTCTGATGCTCAATGCCAAGAGGGCGGACCTGCACCTCGTGCTCGCGGTGCTTCCTGCTCTCAACTCGCCAACGATCTCTCAGCTCAGCGATGAACAGTGGGTTGCCCTCAATACTATTCTCGATGAGGCCGAAGTCCGCGACGTGATTCCGAAGCTGAAATCCGTCGGAGCCACCGGCATCGTCGAATATCCGTTGAGCAAAGTCGTTTTATAA
- a CDS encoding SpoIIE family protein phosphatase, whose translation MWQRSARLQYIFLALVAALALTHVYLGIQNTYQNLANGQLRSRLPFYDSYYGPFVAHVNPEGRAAGLENGDPVLAVNQRPYSGGIVLLQAVRSSQPGQPLEITYRRGESSAVLASVVLRAERDAPSSMVAWVLHFAFLLIALLCLLVGIYVVFARPHSLNAWLILGILAYFDPLFIDASQLSGSLRLVAQVWSDLAQTAMPLCLMSFGIYFPERSSIDVRFPWIKWVIAIPILILFPTDLLYIYGHGYNFAASAWLDPWFYRIAIVEDVFAALAISCFFLFLAPKLVQSRGDARRRLRILYFGSFIGLTPAFVLFLVSLIRKSDFGQDISNWIMVPVLAVLLLFPISLAYVVVVQRAMDLRLLIRQGTKYFFARSTIFVASILLAGWMSYALSLFLSSASHRHPMDFVRIFAIIGLFFFFRFVLSRRLQQRIDQKFFREAYSSEQVLSELSEEARNFTEVEPLLHTITQRISDTLHIDRIAVFLHAGDHYRLQLATGIPVTSSMMPPILGSLSLAETSATITNLTRGRAPATIYRDDPSSWLLEATETERTALNDLSAELLVPLPGRKKLAGVMALGPKRSEEPYTRMDKQLLQSVATQAGLALENAELLESLSSEIAHRERVSREIEIAREVQERLFPQGSPRIEGVDLAGFCRPAQVVGGDYFDFFLLSGSPVTSSEPSNERARLALALGDISGKGISAALLMASLRASLRSAAQLQPGDLATLMNHVNRLVYESSTANRYATFFYAEYDPHLRRLTYVNAGHNPPAILRGETVLRLEATGTVIGLLPDTDYTCGNIYLQPGDVFLAFTDGISEAMNAADEEWGEDCMIDAARALLRHPDCIITADQLLQCIFQEADRFTAGAPQHDDMTLLVCMIR comes from the coding sequence ATGTGGCAACGATCTGCACGTCTGCAATACATATTTCTGGCGCTGGTGGCAGCGTTGGCGCTAACGCACGTCTATCTCGGCATTCAGAACACTTACCAAAATCTTGCGAACGGACAACTTCGCTCCAGGCTTCCTTTTTATGACAGCTATTATGGGCCGTTTGTTGCTCATGTAAATCCGGAGGGAAGGGCAGCAGGGCTTGAGAATGGAGACCCTGTTCTTGCAGTCAATCAGCGTCCATACAGCGGAGGCATCGTCCTTTTGCAGGCGGTCCGCAGCAGCCAACCTGGTCAGCCTCTGGAGATTACCTACCGCAGGGGAGAATCTTCTGCCGTGCTTGCATCGGTTGTTTTGCGCGCAGAACGCGATGCTCCTTCTTCGATGGTCGCATGGGTGCTTCACTTCGCTTTTCTGCTAATCGCTCTGCTCTGTCTGCTGGTCGGCATCTATGTTGTCTTTGCCCGGCCTCACAGCTTGAATGCGTGGCTGATCCTTGGCATTCTCGCTTATTTCGATCCGCTGTTTATCGATGCATCTCAACTTAGCGGATCGCTGAGACTGGTCGCCCAGGTGTGGAGCGATCTTGCGCAGACCGCGATGCCTCTCTGCCTGATGTCGTTTGGGATTTATTTTCCGGAGCGATCGTCGATCGACGTCCGTTTTCCCTGGATTAAATGGGTGATCGCGATCCCGATTCTGATCCTGTTTCCGACGGACCTTCTCTACATCTATGGGCATGGATACAATTTTGCGGCTTCTGCATGGCTGGATCCCTGGTTCTACCGGATTGCGATCGTGGAGGATGTCTTTGCCGCGCTCGCCATCTCCTGTTTCTTCCTTTTTCTGGCGCCTAAGCTGGTGCAGAGCAGGGGAGACGCGCGTCGTCGTCTCCGCATTCTTTATTTTGGGTCCTTCATTGGACTGACGCCTGCATTTGTCCTATTCCTTGTTTCCCTGATTCGGAAATCGGATTTTGGCCAGGACATCAGCAACTGGATCATGGTTCCAGTGCTGGCTGTCCTGCTGCTTTTTCCGATTTCACTGGCCTATGTTGTTGTGGTTCAGCGGGCGATGGATCTTCGCCTGCTGATTCGCCAGGGAACGAAGTATTTCTTTGCACGTAGCACGATCTTTGTGGCATCCATCCTCCTGGCCGGATGGATGTCCTATGCACTCAGCCTCTTTTTATCGAGTGCGAGTCATCGCCACCCGATGGACTTCGTTCGTATCTTTGCGATCATCGGCTTATTTTTTTTCTTTCGCTTTGTTCTCTCCAGACGCCTGCAGCAGCGTATTGATCAGAAGTTCTTTCGTGAAGCCTACTCCTCTGAGCAAGTGCTTTCCGAGCTTTCTGAAGAGGCCCGTAATTTCACTGAGGTCGAACCTCTGCTGCACACCATTACACAGCGGATTAGCGATACATTGCACATTGATCGGATTGCGGTCTTTCTTCATGCGGGAGATCACTATCGTCTGCAACTCGCTACTGGCATTCCTGTCACAAGTTCCATGATGCCTCCCATTCTGGGGTCGCTTTCTCTGGCCGAAACTTCGGCGACGATTACGAACCTTACTCGCGGGCGCGCCCCTGCGACGATCTACCGCGATGATCCATCGAGCTGGCTGCTTGAGGCCACCGAAACGGAACGGACAGCACTGAACGATCTCTCCGCGGAACTGCTGGTTCCACTGCCGGGGCGCAAAAAGCTGGCTGGAGTGATGGCTCTTGGGCCGAAACGCTCGGAAGAACCTTATACGAGGATGGATAAACAACTACTGCAATCCGTGGCTACCCAGGCAGGTCTGGCGCTTGAGAATGCGGAGCTTTTGGAGAGCCTGAGCAGCGAGATTGCGCATCGCGAAAGAGTTTCGCGTGAGATTGAGATCGCCCGCGAGGTTCAGGAACGCCTCTTCCCGCAGGGATCTCCCCGGATCGAAGGAGTCGACTTGGCGGGGTTTTGCCGTCCAGCGCAGGTTGTAGGAGGGGATTACTTTGACTTCTTCCTTTTGTCCGGGAGTCCGGTTACTTCAAGTGAGCCTAGTAACGAGAGAGCGCGACTGGCGCTGGCATTAGGCGACATCTCGGGCAAGGGAATCTCTGCGGCTCTGTTGATGGCAAGTCTTCGGGCTAGTCTCCGCAGTGCGGCACAACTGCAACCCGGTGATCTGGCAACGCTCATGAATCACGTCAACCGGTTGGTCTATGAGTCCTCCACGGCGAACCGCTACGCGACCTTCTTTTATGCAGAGTATGATCCGCATCTCCGCCGGTTGACGTATGTGAATGCCGGGCATAATCCGCCGGCCATTCTTCGTGGAGAGACGGTTTTGCGGCTTGAAGCGACTGGTACTGTAATCGGGCTTCTTCCCGATACCGATTACACTTGCGGGAATATCTATCTTCAGCCAGGCGATGTATTTCTTGCCTTTACCGATGGAATCTCGGAGGCGATGAATGCGGCAGATGAGGAGTGGGGCGAAGACTGCATGATCGATGCTGCGCGAGCATTGCTGCGCCATCCGGACTGCATTATCACGGCAGACCAGTTGCTGCAATGCATCTTTCAAGAGGCGGATCGTTTTACCGCAGGTGCACCGCAGCACGATGACATGACCTTGCTGGTTTGTATGATTCGCTGA
- the ahcY gene encoding adenosylhomocysteinase: protein MASATIDKTAVATEYKVADLSLADFGRKEIDIAEQEMPGLMSIRNKYAPSKPLAGVRVTGSLHMTIQTAVLIETMVALGADVRWASCNIFSTQDHAAAAIAAAGVPVFAWKGETLEEYWWCTDQALRHKGGLGPQIVIDDGGDVTLLIHKGVELEKGDGWVNTPSGNQEEQVIKNLLKKIHAEDPTHFQKIAKEWKGVAEETTTGVHRLYKMMEQGKLLVPAINVNDSVTKSKFDNLYGCRESLVDGIKRATDVMVAGKVAVVCGYGDVGKGSARSLRGLGARVIVTEIDPINALQAAMEGYEVTTIEETLGTGDIYVTTTGNVDVITYEHMQQMKDQAIVCNIGHFDNEIQMDALNEAKGVTRLNIKPQVDKYTLPGGNAIFVLAEGRLVNLGCATGHPSFVMSNSFSNQTLAALDLWKNKDIYKPGVYILPKKLDEEVARLHLEKIGVKLTTLSKKQADYLGVSVDGPYKSEQYRY from the coding sequence ATGGCGTCAGCCACGATCGATAAAACTGCAGTAGCGACCGAGTACAAGGTTGCCGATCTGTCGCTCGCAGACTTCGGACGTAAAGAGATCGACATTGCCGAGCAGGAGATGCCCGGCCTGATGTCTATCCGCAACAAGTACGCTCCGTCGAAGCCGCTGGCAGGTGTACGCGTTACCGGATCGCTGCACATGACGATTCAGACGGCCGTGCTGATCGAGACCATGGTCGCCTTGGGAGCCGACGTTCGCTGGGCAAGCTGCAACATCTTCTCTACGCAGGACCACGCCGCCGCCGCCATCGCCGCCGCTGGCGTGCCCGTCTTCGCCTGGAAGGGTGAGACGCTCGAAGAGTACTGGTGGTGCACCGATCAGGCACTTCGCCACAAGGGTGGCCTCGGCCCACAGATCGTTATCGACGATGGCGGCGACGTCACCCTGCTGATCCATAAAGGCGTCGAACTCGAGAAGGGCGACGGCTGGGTCAATACGCCCTCAGGCAACCAGGAAGAGCAGGTCATCAAGAACCTGCTGAAGAAGATTCACGCCGAAGACCCCACTCACTTCCAGAAGATCGCCAAGGAGTGGAAGGGCGTCGCTGAAGAAACCACGACCGGCGTTCATCGTCTCTACAAGATGATGGAGCAGGGCAAGCTGCTCGTCCCTGCCATTAACGTCAACGACTCAGTCACCAAGTCGAAGTTCGATAACCTCTACGGCTGCCGTGAATCGCTGGTCGACGGCATCAAGCGCGCCACGGACGTGATGGTCGCCGGGAAGGTCGCTGTGGTCTGCGGCTACGGTGACGTAGGTAAGGGCTCCGCCCGTTCACTACGCGGCTTAGGCGCTCGTGTCATCGTCACCGAGATCGATCCCATCAACGCGCTACAGGCCGCGATGGAAGGTTACGAGGTCACGACGATCGAAGAGACGCTCGGGACAGGCGACATTTACGTGACTACAACCGGTAACGTAGATGTAATCACATATGAGCACATGCAACAGATGAAGGATCAGGCGATCGTCTGCAACATCGGACACTTCGACAACGAGATCCAGATGGATGCGCTCAACGAAGCCAAGGGCGTCACCCGGCTCAACATCAAGCCGCAGGTCGACAAATACACCCTGCCCGGTGGCAACGCGATCTTCGTCCTCGCCGAAGGCCGTCTCGTAAACCTGGGCTGCGCCACCGGCCATCCGAGCTTCGTGATGTCGAACAGCTTCTCCAACCAGACGCTGGCCGCTCTCGATCTCTGGAAGAACAAGGACATCTACAAGCCCGGGGTCTACATTCTTCCCAAGAAGCTCGACGAAGAGGTCGCACGTCTTCACCTTGAGAAAATCGGCGTGAAGCTGACCACTCTCTCGAAGAAGCAGGCCGATTATCTCGGAGTTTCTGTGGATGGTCCCTATAAGTCCGAGCAGTATCGTTACTAA
- the ada gene encoding bifunctional DNA-binding transcriptional regulator/O6-methylguanine-DNA methyltransferase Ada gives MSMTTGNITDILSAKRWQQVLERDPGADGKFFYAVRSTRIVCRPTCPSRRPTQANVQFFVTLDEAIEVGFRPCRRCHPERTIPAPDPQARAVARAARYLEKHVGERITTSGLARAAGTNRLVLHRAFLRIFGVTPVQYARQQRLKTFNQSIRESTMRVTDAIYAAGFGSSSRLYENSAAKLGMTPREMRNGAQGIRVRYTTTDSPLGRMLVAATDKGICTIAFGEDDGEVIEILRQRFQNAVLIVETPKSGWLAEAVEYIINQIGEHPTAATFPLDVRATAFQQRVWNALQAIPRGETRSYSQLAAELGSPTATRAVAGACAANPVAVVVPCHRIVGKNGSLTGYRWGTERKRKLLEVEKKFALSS, from the coding sequence ATGAGCATGACCACAGGCAACATCACCGACATACTCTCCGCCAAGCGCTGGCAGCAGGTATTAGAGCGAGATCCTGGTGCCGATGGGAAGTTCTTCTATGCTGTCCGCTCCACCCGGATCGTCTGTCGCCCAACCTGTCCCAGCCGAAGACCGACGCAGGCTAACGTTCAGTTCTTTGTGACTCTCGACGAGGCAATTGAAGTTGGATTTCGCCCTTGCCGACGGTGTCATCCGGAACGAACGATACCGGCTCCCGATCCGCAGGCCAGGGCCGTTGCTCGCGCCGCACGCTACCTCGAAAAGCATGTCGGCGAACGGATCACCACCAGCGGTTTAGCCAGGGCCGCAGGAACCAACCGATTGGTTCTACATCGCGCCTTCTTGCGCATCTTCGGGGTCACCCCCGTGCAGTATGCGAGACAGCAGCGCCTCAAAACTTTCAATCAATCCATCAGGGAGTCCACCATGCGAGTAACCGATGCAATCTACGCTGCTGGCTTTGGATCCAGCAGCAGGCTCTATGAAAACAGTGCAGCCAAGTTGGGGATGACTCCGCGCGAGATGAGGAACGGCGCCCAGGGAATCAGGGTCCGCTATACAACGACTGACAGCCCTCTCGGCAGAATGCTCGTAGCCGCAACCGACAAGGGGATCTGCACCATCGCCTTCGGAGAAGACGATGGTGAAGTCATTGAAATCCTTCGGCAGCGTTTTCAGAATGCCGTTCTAATAGTCGAGACGCCGAAGTCAGGCTGGCTTGCTGAAGCGGTCGAGTACATCATCAACCAGATAGGCGAACATCCCACCGCAGCCACCTTCCCGCTCGACGTGCGTGCGACGGCATTTCAACAGCGTGTATGGAATGCGCTACAAGCCATTCCCCGCGGTGAGACGCGTAGTTACTCCCAGCTTGCAGCCGAACTTGGTTCGCCGACGGCAACCCGAGCCGTCGCCGGAGCGTGCGCCGCGAATCCGGTCGCGGTCGTCGTTCCTTGCCACCGTATCGTCGGAAAGAATGGCTCACTGACGGGATATCGATGGGGAACTGAACGCAAACGCAAGCTACTGGAGGTAGAGAAGAAGTTCGCACTCTCCTCCTGA
- a CDS encoding LssY C-terminal domain-containing protein translates to MNSCNRFPHYRRSPSSLMFALLLGAGICTVSVQAQENTPTSQNPIPPQPPVTTSTPPSPVPATAAPAIGPRVQAIVSMRDKQVKTAAAVAAHKQNYEFKLKDSEWLDTGAVVAAGEVATFTTTGQISLADGRKTTPDGVDRGWKDLIRQFPLNQAKVGAVIGRVSDMGASVPFSIGASGQVPMPTTGELYLRVNASSDLTFTGDYTVKIKFAAAPKVQPKAVSTPTAPINTVITPAAFDDVPRRVSDVASGEGNPGDMVNFAMVGTKEQVQDAFKAAGWVAVDKSVQDAILNGLLKTLSKEAYTAMPMSTLYLFGRPQDMSFARADPLLVAAERHHLRVWQTDQTIAGRPLWVGSATHDIGFEKDQRNGGVTHKIDPEIDKERDYLLQSFDAAGVFSSAAYVTPTNPLLDAKTATGGSFQSDGRIVVMELK, encoded by the coding sequence ATGAATTCCTGCAACCGCTTTCCCCACTATCGGCGATCGCCCTCTTCGCTCATGTTTGCACTCCTGCTGGGAGCTGGTATTTGTACCGTCTCAGTCCAAGCGCAGGAAAATACTCCTACATCACAGAACCCGATTCCGCCACAGCCACCGGTTACAACTTCAACACCACCTTCCCCTGTACCGGCAACAGCCGCTCCGGCGATCGGACCTCGAGTACAGGCCATTGTGAGTATGCGCGACAAGCAGGTTAAAACTGCCGCTGCTGTGGCTGCTCACAAACAGAATTATGAGTTCAAGCTCAAAGACTCCGAGTGGCTCGACACCGGAGCAGTCGTCGCCGCAGGCGAAGTAGCCACCTTCACCACGACCGGACAGATCAGCCTGGCCGATGGACGCAAGACCACACCGGATGGCGTAGACCGCGGGTGGAAGGACCTGATCCGTCAGTTCCCTCTCAACCAGGCAAAAGTCGGTGCAGTGATCGGCCGAGTCAGCGATATGGGAGCCTCTGTTCCCTTCTCCATCGGAGCCTCTGGCCAGGTTCCGATGCCGACAACCGGCGAACTCTATCTTCGTGTAAACGCCAGCAGCGATCTCACCTTCACGGGAGACTACACCGTAAAGATCAAATTCGCTGCTGCACCGAAGGTCCAGCCCAAAGCGGTCTCTACTCCAACTGCCCCCATCAATACAGTGATTACGCCCGCTGCCTTCGACGATGTTCCGCGTCGCGTCTCCGATGTTGCCTCAGGGGAAGGAAATCCCGGGGACATGGTGAACTTCGCAATGGTCGGAACCAAAGAGCAGGTCCAGGATGCCTTCAAGGCAGCAGGCTGGGTTGCCGTCGATAAGTCCGTCCAGGATGCCATCCTCAATGGCCTGCTGAAAACCCTAAGCAAAGAAGCTTACACCGCGATGCCGATGAGTACCCTCTATCTTTTCGGTCGTCCGCAAGATATGTCCTTCGCTCGCGCTGATCCCCTTTTGGTCGCTGCTGAACGTCATCACCTCCGTGTCTGGCAAACGGACCAGACAATCGCAGGTCGGCCGCTCTGGGTAGGCTCTGCCACACACGATATCGGCTTTGAAAAAGATCAGCGCAACGGTGGCGTGACCCACAAGATCGATCCCGAGATCGATAAGGAGCGCGATTACCTGCTGCAGAGTTTCGATGCCGCCGGAGTCTTCTCCAGTGCTGCCTACGTTACTCCAACCAATCCGCTGCTCGACGCAAAGACAGCGACCGGTGGGAGCTTCCAATCCGACGGCCGCATCGTCGTCATGGAACTGAAGTAA
- the hisI gene encoding phosphoribosyl-AMP cyclohydrolase yields the protein MSEAVKIDFAKMDGLVPGIVQDYKTGEMLMLGFLNETSYQKTLETGFVTFWSRTRSKLWMKGETSGNRLRIIEASTDCDNDALLFRVEVEGDGLVCHEGTVSCFTKKIETEKN from the coding sequence ATGTCAGAAGCAGTAAAGATTGACTTTGCCAAGATGGATGGCCTGGTTCCAGGCATCGTCCAGGACTACAAGACCGGAGAGATGCTCATGCTGGGCTTTCTCAACGAGACCAGCTACCAGAAGACGCTGGAAACAGGATTCGTCACTTTCTGGAGTCGCACCCGCAGCAAGCTGTGGATGAAGGGCGAGACCAGCGGAAACCGTCTGCGCATCATCGAAGCCTCGACCGACTGCGACAACGACGCCCTGCTCTTTCGCGTTGAGGTCGAAGGCGATGGCCTGGTCTGCCACGAAGGCACCGTAAGCTGCTTCACCAAGAAGATCGAAACGGAGAAGAACTAA
- the metK gene encoding methionine adenosyltransferase, giving the protein MSTHERFLFTSESVTEGHPDKIADQISDAILDACLAQDPYSRVACETLTCTGLVVIAGEITTKAYVDFQALVRGTVASIGYDNALYGFDSNTCAVISTINKQSGDIAMGVDTGGAGDQGMMFGYATNETPELMPTPISLAHRLALKLSEVRKNGLMSYLRPDGKSQVTVEYDSNHKPVRVDAVVISTQHAETVGNDELRADILKNVIQAVIPANLLDENTKYHINPTGRFVVGGPMGDTGLTGRKIIVDTYGGMGRHGGGAFSGKDSTKVDRSAAYMARYVAKNIVAAGLADRCEVQLAYAIGVAEPVSVLVDTFGTGKVDEVKLVELVRKNFSLTPKGIIESLQLRRPIFKQTAAYGHFGRTGDAFTWEATDKAAALKEQAGALAVAK; this is encoded by the coding sequence TTGTCTACACACGAGCGTTTTCTGTTTACCAGCGAGTCCGTTACCGAAGGCCATCCCGATAAGATCGCCGATCAGATTTCTGATGCCATTCTCGACGCCTGCCTGGCGCAGGACCCCTACAGCCGCGTGGCCTGTGAAACCCTGACCTGCACTGGCCTCGTCGTCATCGCCGGTGAGATCACCACCAAGGCCTACGTCGATTTTCAGGCCCTCGTTCGCGGAACCGTCGCGTCGATCGGCTACGACAACGCTCTCTATGGATTCGATTCAAACACCTGCGCAGTGATCTCGACCATCAACAAGCAATCTGGCGATATCGCGATGGGCGTGGACACCGGCGGCGCCGGCGACCAGGGCATGATGTTCGGCTATGCGACCAACGAGACCCCCGAGCTGATGCCGACTCCCATCTCTCTCGCGCACCGTCTCGCACTCAAGCTCAGCGAGGTCCGCAAAAACGGACTGATGTCATACCTTCGTCCCGATGGCAAGAGCCAGGTCACGGTGGAATACGATTCCAACCACAAGCCGGTACGCGTTGATGCCGTAGTTATCTCGACACAGCATGCAGAGACCGTCGGCAACGACGAGCTTCGCGCCGACATTCTTAAGAACGTCATCCAGGCCGTCATTCCTGCCAACTTGCTCGACGAGAACACCAAGTACCACATCAACCCGACCGGTCGCTTCGTCGTCGGTGGACCGATGGGCGACACTGGCCTGACTGGACGCAAGATCATCGTCGACACCTACGGTGGCATGGGCCGTCACGGCGGCGGAGCCTTCAGCGGCAAGGATTCCACCAAGGTCGATCGCTCGGCTGCTTACATGGCGCGTTACGTTGCCAAGAACATCGTCGCTGCCGGTCTTGCTGACCGCTGCGAAGTACAGCTCGCCTATGCCATCGGCGTCGCCGAGCCCGTCAGCGTGCTGGTCGACACTTTCGGCACCGGCAAGGTCGATGAGGTCAAGCTCGTCGAACTGGTTCGCAAGAACTTCTCGCTGACCCCCAAGGGCATCATCGAGAGCCTTCAGCTGCGCCGTCCTATCTTCAAGCAGACAGCGGCCTATGGTCACTTTGGCCGCACTGGCGACGCCTTCACCTGGGAGGCTACCGACAAGGCCGCTGCTCTCAAGGAACAGGCAGGAGCACTCGCTGTCGCGAAGTAA
- a CDS encoding ComEA family DNA-binding protein, protein MRIFRKTLLAASLLLTLPLTLTAQKAATTKASTAKSAPAAATPDNKLDINTATADQLKAFSGIGEAYSKRIIDGRPYTAKNQLVSRGVLPENVYNKIKDSIIASKPKK, encoded by the coding sequence ATGCGCATCTTTCGAAAGACCCTTCTGGCGGCATCGCTTTTGTTAACACTTCCTCTCACCCTGACCGCGCAGAAGGCTGCTACGACCAAGGCTTCGACGGCAAAATCTGCCCCGGCGGCGGCTACCCCGGACAATAAGCTCGATATCAACACCGCCACGGCGGACCAGCTGAAGGCCTTTTCTGGAATCGGCGAAGCCTACTCAAAGCGGATTATCGATGGGCGCCCGTATACGGCAAAGAATCAGCTGGTCTCTCGCGGCGTTCTGCCGGAGAACGTCTATAACAAGATCAAGGACTCTATCATCGCCAGCAAACCGAAGAAGTAG
- a CDS encoding MFS transporter — translation MTPSEITNTPDIDSTHARALYRKITWRLIPYLFLLYIVAYVDRVNVGFAAMDMKRQLGFSDTVYGTGAGIFFLGYALFDMPSNLVLQRVGTRLWIARIMITWGLIASCMSFIHSAGSFYALRFLLGVGEAGFVPGMLLYLTYWFPSHERARAVAWFMTATSLAGVVGGPLSSALLKLDGLWGLHGWQWLFIAEGIPTILLGVSVLFILKDGPEQADWLTAEERHWLTNELELDRARYGATKHHAFTDAFRLPAVWMLAFVYVSIQIGVYIVNLWMPLMLDSLSSNAGHDASMIARYSTLPYLLAAAFTVFIGWSSDRSNERSGHLAGCMALAAAGFAWAAMAGSVSIALCAFCLAAMGLWSTMGPFWALMTRTVAGTAAAAGVALITTLGGFGGFLGPYITGRLREATHSFSNGLYAVSVLALIAALVSIATRGLKQQQTQS, via the coding sequence GTGACGCCGAGCGAAATAACCAATACACCCGATATTGACTCCACTCATGCGCGCGCTCTCTACCGCAAGATCACGTGGCGGCTCATTCCCTACCTGTTTCTGCTTTACATCGTGGCCTACGTCGATCGCGTCAATGTAGGCTTCGCCGCCATGGATATGAAGCGGCAGCTCGGCTTCAGTGACACCGTTTATGGAACCGGCGCCGGAATCTTCTTCCTCGGCTATGCCCTCTTCGACATGCCGAGCAATCTGGTGCTACAGCGCGTCGGCACACGCCTCTGGATTGCACGCATCATGATTACCTGGGGTCTGATTGCCTCCTGCATGTCATTCATCCATTCAGCCGGCTCGTTCTACGCGCTCCGATTTCTCCTCGGCGTCGGCGAGGCGGGATTTGTCCCTGGCATGTTGCTCTATCTCACATACTGGTTTCCTTCCCACGAGCGTGCACGTGCCGTAGCTTGGTTTATGACGGCAACTTCGCTGGCCGGAGTCGTCGGTGGTCCACTCTCCAGCGCTCTGCTAAAGCTGGATGGACTCTGGGGTTTGCATGGATGGCAGTGGCTCTTTATTGCTGAGGGGATTCCCACCATACTGCTAGGCGTCTCCGTGCTCTTTATCCTCAAGGATGGTCCGGAACAGGCCGATTGGCTGACTGCGGAAGAACGACATTGGCTGACCAACGAGCTTGAGCTGGATCGCGCTCGTTATGGTGCAACGAAACATCACGCCTTTACCGATGCTTTTCGGCTTCCTGCGGTATGGATGCTTGCCTTTGTCTATGTCTCGATCCAGATTGGCGTCTACATCGTTAATCTCTGGATGCCGCTCATGCTCGATAGTCTTTCGAGCAATGCCGGACATGACGCGAGCATGATTGCACGCTATTCCACATTGCCATATCTTCTTGCGGCGGCCTTCACCGTCTTCATCGGCTGGAGTTCAGATCGCTCCAACGAACGAAGTGGGCACTTGGCTGGATGCATGGCGTTAGCCGCAGCTGGCTTTGCCTGGGCCGCAATGGCAGGTAGCGTCTCCATCGCTTTATGCGCATTTTGTCTGGCGGCGATGGGTCTATGGAGCACTATGGGGCCCTTCTGGGCTTTGATGACGCGCACCGTCGCCGGAACAGCAGCCGCTGCGGGAGTCGCTCTGATCACCACCCTTGGAGGTTTTGGGGGCTTTCTGGGACCTTACATTACTGGACGACTTCGAGAAGCAACACACAGCTTCTCCAATGGGCTTTATGCAGTGAGTGTTCTTGCTCTGATCGCGGCTCTAGTAAGCATTGCAACTCGCGGACTCAAACAACAGCAAACTCAATCCTGA